In Salinibacterium sp. dk2585, a single window of DNA contains:
- a CDS encoding D-arabinono-1,4-lactone oxidase: MSGLVSYLGELVPEFVLPGRRWRNWGRSASASPAFLARPRSVEELVATVGFARDRNLAVTSVGSGHSFSAIAAAPGVQVDVSALSGLYEVDAATARARVGAGTRLHDLAELLAPHGLALENMGDIDRQTVAGAISTGTHGTGIRFGGLAARIVGVTLVTAEGDVLSVDESSELLPAVRLGLGALGVLVDVTIQCVPAFLLHAVERPERLEVVLENLVDRMRGADHFEFYWFPHTRAVLTKTNTRLPADAASAPLSSLSRWVDESLLSNGVFQVTCSLGRVVPAAIPSVNRLATKLIGDREFTDASHRVFATQRAVRFREMEYSVPVEALPSALRQVRALIEARGWRISFPLEVRATAPDDSLLSTSHGRESGYIAVHRYFRDDHREYFASVESILSAHDGRPHWGKMHTQDAAALEPRYERFAEFLAIRDRLDPSRTFTNAYIRRVLGP, translated from the coding sequence GTGAGCGGTCTCGTGTCTTACCTCGGCGAGCTCGTCCCTGAATTCGTGCTGCCCGGTCGCCGCTGGCGAAACTGGGGCCGTTCAGCATCAGCCTCACCCGCATTCCTAGCTCGTCCGCGCTCGGTCGAGGAACTGGTGGCAACGGTCGGCTTTGCACGCGACAGGAACCTCGCGGTCACCTCGGTCGGGTCGGGCCACAGTTTCTCGGCGATCGCCGCGGCTCCCGGAGTGCAGGTGGACGTCTCGGCGCTCAGCGGCCTCTATGAGGTGGATGCCGCGACTGCCCGTGCCCGTGTGGGCGCCGGCACGCGTCTCCACGATCTCGCCGAGCTGCTCGCGCCCCACGGCCTGGCGCTGGAGAACATGGGGGACATCGACCGGCAGACGGTCGCCGGTGCCATCTCGACCGGTACCCACGGCACGGGCATCCGCTTCGGTGGGCTGGCTGCGCGAATCGTCGGGGTCACGCTTGTGACGGCGGAGGGGGATGTCCTCTCGGTTGACGAGTCGAGCGAGTTGCTGCCCGCCGTGAGACTCGGCCTTGGCGCGCTCGGCGTGCTGGTCGATGTGACGATCCAGTGTGTCCCCGCGTTTCTTCTCCACGCCGTCGAGCGCCCGGAGCGCCTCGAGGTCGTGCTGGAGAACCTCGTCGACCGAATGCGTGGCGCGGACCACTTCGAGTTTTATTGGTTTCCGCACACCCGGGCGGTGCTGACGAAGACCAACACGAGGCTGCCGGCGGATGCGGCATCCGCCCCGCTCTCGTCCTTGAGCCGCTGGGTCGACGAGTCCCTGCTGTCGAACGGGGTGTTCCAGGTCACTTGCAGCCTGGGACGCGTCGTGCCCGCGGCGATCCCCTCCGTGAACAGGCTCGCAACAAAGCTCATCGGCGACCGCGAGTTCACGGATGCCTCGCACCGGGTCTTCGCCACCCAGCGCGCCGTGCGGTTTCGTGAGATGGAGTATTCGGTACCGGTTGAGGCGCTGCCCTCGGCCCTTCGACAGGTGCGCGCGCTGATCGAGGCCAGGGGTTGGCGCATATCGTTCCCCCTCGAGGTGAGGGCAACCGCGCCCGACGATTCTCTCCTGTCGACCTCGCATGGCCGCGAGAGTGGCTATATCGCCGTACACCGGTACTTTCGCGACGATCATCGCGAATACTTCGCCTCGGTGGAGTCGATTCTCTCTGCCCACGATGGGAGACCGCACTGGGGCAAGATGCACACGCAGGATGCCGCGGCCCTCGAACCCCGCTACGAGCGCTTCGCCGAGTTCCTCGCCATACGTGACCGACTTGACCCCTCCCGCACGTTCACGAATGCCTACATTCGGCGCGTTCTGGGGCCGTAG
- a CDS encoding winged helix-turn-helix domain-containing protein, whose amino-acid sequence MADTGLRTTHLSAAQARRLALGAQGFGARLGEGGGIRRLRGLVRSLGLLQLDSVNVFERSHYLPAFSRLGAYDKTQLDRLTFEPAGGHTEYWAHEAAVIPLESWPLLRWRMDDRRAKALGDPEHWARSNRAMLAWLRDELAEKGPLAASAIEHDANRRRGPWWGWSDVKRGLEYLFAWGDVVSAGRTRFERRYALPEQVMPRHILDTTVERSEAQRQLIEIGARAHGVGTAADLADYFRMSTAEASAAIRSLEDEGVLEPVRVEGWTRGTKALPAWKHREATVPRRIQTTGLLSPFDPVVWFRPRAERLFNFHYRIEIYTPEPKRVYGYYSLPILLDDDIVGRVDLKSDRKAGILRVQSAWQEADAPAETAARLAPLLQQTAAWQGLGEVEVVDRGTLAPALAAELRVRTIS is encoded by the coding sequence ATGGCAGACACGGGCCTTCGAACAACCCACCTTTCAGCGGCGCAGGCGCGCCGCCTGGCTCTTGGCGCGCAGGGCTTCGGGGCGCGACTCGGCGAGGGCGGTGGCATCCGTCGACTTCGTGGCCTCGTGCGGAGTCTCGGCCTGTTGCAGCTCGACTCCGTGAACGTCTTCGAGCGCAGCCACTACCTTCCCGCCTTCTCGCGGCTCGGGGCGTATGACAAGACGCAGCTCGACCGGCTCACCTTCGAGCCGGCGGGTGGGCACACGGAGTACTGGGCCCACGAGGCTGCCGTGATCCCTCTCGAGAGCTGGCCGCTCCTGCGCTGGCGCATGGATGACCGTCGTGCAAAGGCGCTGGGCGACCCCGAGCACTGGGCGCGCAGCAACCGGGCAATGCTCGCCTGGCTTCGCGATGAGCTCGCAGAGAAGGGGCCGCTCGCGGCGAGCGCGATCGAGCACGACGCGAACCGTCGGCGTGGGCCGTGGTGGGGCTGGTCGGATGTCAAGCGCGGCCTCGAGTACCTCTTCGCCTGGGGCGACGTCGTGAGCGCTGGCCGCACCCGATTCGAGCGCCGCTATGCGCTGCCCGAGCAGGTCATGCCCCGACACATCCTCGACACGACCGTCGAGCGCTCGGAGGCCCAGCGCCAGCTCATCGAGATCGGGGCTCGCGCCCACGGCGTCGGCACCGCGGCCGACCTCGCCGACTATTTCCGCATGTCGACCGCCGAGGCGAGTGCCGCCATCCGCAGCTTGGAAGACGAGGGGGTGCTCGAGCCCGTCAGGGTCGAGGGCTGGACTCGCGGCACCAAGGCGCTCCCCGCCTGGAAGCATCGCGAGGCAACGGTGCCGCGGCGCATCCAGACCACGGGCCTCCTCTCGCCCTTCGACCCCGTCGTCTGGTTTCGCCCGAGAGCGGAGCGCCTCTTCAACTTCCATTACCGCATCGAGATCTACACCCCCGAACCAAAGCGGGTCTACGGCTACTACTCCCTGCCGATACTGCTCGACGACGACATCGTCGGCAGGGTCGACCTCAAGAGCGACCGCAAGGCCGGCATCCTGCGCGTGCAGTCCGCGTGGCAGGAGGCGGATGCGCCCGCCGAGACGGCGGCACGGCTCGCTCCCCTGCTGCAGCAGACCGCCGCATGGCAGGGCCTCGGCGAGGTCGAGGTCGTCGATCGCGGCACGCTCGCCCCAGCGCTCGCCGCCGAGCTTCGCGTGCGCACGATTTCATAA
- the mca gene encoding mycothiol conjugate amidase Mca — MTRRLLAVHAHPDDESSKGAATAAYYLAQGAEVMVVSCTGGERGDVLYEGLDPRAMADRDMGGFRRYEMAKAQEVLGVQHRWLGYMDSGLPAEGELLPANSFATIPVEHSGAPLVSIIREFQPQVVVTYDENGGYPHPDHIKTHDVTMFAVEAAADAERYPEAGEPWQVQKVYYDRGFNPTKINALADALRARDPESHLLEEVDRMLGWMGTKPDTATTHVPCGDFFEVRDAALRAHASQVPPDSSFFFWTLELQMEAWPFEDYELVQSRVPTTTPEDDLFAGISDTGEPASSEEASA; from the coding sequence GTGACCAGGCGACTCTTGGCCGTGCATGCCCACCCCGACGATGAGTCGAGCAAGGGTGCTGCGACCGCGGCCTACTACCTCGCGCAGGGCGCAGAGGTCATGGTCGTGAGTTGCACGGGCGGTGAGCGCGGTGACGTGCTCTACGAGGGCCTCGACCCGCGCGCGATGGCCGATCGCGACATGGGTGGGTTTCGCCGCTACGAGATGGCGAAGGCGCAGGAGGTGCTTGGTGTCCAGCACCGCTGGCTCGGCTACATGGACTCCGGCCTGCCCGCCGAGGGTGAGCTCCTGCCAGCGAACTCCTTCGCGACGATCCCCGTCGAGCACTCCGGGGCCCCGCTCGTCAGCATTATCCGTGAGTTCCAGCCGCAGGTCGTTGTGACCTATGACGAGAACGGCGGCTACCCGCATCCGGACCACATCAAGACGCACGACGTGACGATGTTCGCGGTCGAGGCGGCGGCGGATGCCGAGCGCTATCCAGAGGCGGGGGAGCCCTGGCAGGTGCAGAAGGTCTACTACGACCGCGGCTTCAATCCCACCAAGATCAATGCCCTCGCGGATGCCCTGCGGGCCCGTGACCCCGAGTCGCACCTCCTTGAGGAGGTCGATCGGATGCTCGGCTGGATGGGCACCAAGCCAGACACGGCGACGACCCACGTGCCCTGCGGCGACTTCTTCGAGGTTCGCGATGCCGCCCTGCGCGCCCATGCGAGCCAGGTGCCGCCCGACAGCTCGTTCTTCTTCTGGACGCTCGAGCTCCAGATGGAGGCATGGCCCTTCGAAGACTACGAGCTCGTGCAGTCACGCGTGCCGACCACGACCCCGGAGGACGACCTGTTCGCCGGCATCAGCGACACTGGCGAACCCGCCAGCAGTGAGGAGGCGAGCGCATGA
- a CDS encoding M48 family metalloprotease has protein sequence MYRAIARNKRNTVFIILLFLVLIAVLAFAADQIWGGGSWGIFTGTLVGALIYVVIQYFASGSQAVALSGARPIEKRDDPRLYRIVENLSITEGLPMPKVYVVDDPAPNAFAAGRDPKHAVVAATTGLLDMMTDAELEGVMAHEMGHVKNYDIRVTTIVFGLVVAIGFIADMLMRMSFFGGNRNNNGGNPIVLILGIAAMILAPLAATMVQAAVSREREYLADATGAMTTRHPEALASALAKLAEYGRPMKRQNTSMAHMWLSDPTKPGIVDRMFSTHPPIEKRIARLRTIGSGF, from the coding sequence ATGTATCGCGCCATAGCGAGGAACAAGCGCAACACCGTCTTCATCATCCTGCTGTTCCTCGTGCTCATCGCCGTGCTCGCCTTTGCCGCGGACCAGATCTGGGGCGGCGGCAGCTGGGGCATCTTCACCGGCACGCTCGTCGGTGCCCTGATCTATGTGGTGATCCAGTACTTCGCCTCGGGCAGCCAGGCGGTCGCACTGAGCGGCGCGCGCCCGATCGAGAAGCGTGACGACCCGCGCCTGTATCGCATCGTCGAGAACCTCTCGATCACCGAGGGGCTCCCAATGCCCAAGGTCTACGTCGTCGACGATCCTGCACCCAACGCCTTCGCGGCCGGCCGCGACCCGAAGCACGCTGTCGTCGCCGCGACGACGGGCCTGCTGGACATGATGACGGATGCCGAGCTCGAGGGCGTCATGGCGCACGAGATGGGGCACGTCAAGAACTACGACATCCGGGTCACGACAATCGTGTTCGGTCTCGTCGTCGCGATCGGCTTTATCGCCGACATGCTCATGCGCATGTCGTTCTTCGGCGGCAACCGCAACAACAACGGCGGCAACCCGATCGTGCTGATCCTGGGCATCGCCGCCATGATCTTGGCCCCGCTCGCGGCGACCATGGTGCAGGCGGCCGTCTCACGTGAACGTGAATACCTCGCGGATGCGACGGGTGCCATGACCACGCGGCATCCGGAGGCCCTTGCGAGTGCCCTTGCAAAACTGGCGGAGTACGGGCGGCCAATGAAGCGTCAGAACACCTCTATGGCGCACATGTGGTTGAGCGATCCGACCAAACCGGGCATCGTGGACCGGATGTTCTCTACGCATCCGCCCATCGAGAAGCGCATCGCCCGCCTCCGCACGATCGGCAGCGGCTTCTAG
- a CDS encoding DUF4307 domain-containing protein, with protein sequence MTGVDQAGENFATATDAAALDARYGRTPQRRARQRLLAWASAIAVALVFVAWVAWAAFDGTAASLQSRMLGSDIRADRSVVITYEVSAPAGSEVSCALEVQNDKHAIVGWKIVDLPASERYTRTFTDEVRTVDQGVTGLIYRCWLT encoded by the coding sequence GTGACAGGCGTAGACCAGGCGGGCGAGAACTTCGCGACAGCCACGGATGCAGCCGCTCTCGACGCTCGCTACGGCCGCACCCCACAGCGCCGCGCCCGCCAGAGACTGCTCGCGTGGGCCAGCGCGATCGCCGTCGCACTTGTCTTCGTGGCGTGGGTCGCGTGGGCTGCCTTCGACGGCACGGCGGCTTCACTCCAGTCCAGGATGCTCGGCTCAGACATCCGGGCGGATCGCAGCGTCGTCATCACCTACGAGGTCAGTGCACCGGCGGGTTCCGAAGTCTCGTGTGCCCTCGAGGTGCAGAACGACAAGCATGCGATCGTGGGCTGGAAGATCGTCGACCTGCCGGCATCCGAACGCTACACACGAACCTTCACCGACGAGGTGCGCACGGTGGATCAGGGCGTCACAGGCTTGATCTACCGCTGCTGGCTGACGTAG
- a CDS encoding hemolysin III family protein — MTSPDSRGTGSSTANEPGTDLPNVPLLDDERERHGAEVEAKPTWRGWIHAGTFPLTIVLGAVLIVVAHGTAAKVSSAVFIASSMLLFGISALYHRFNWSDRAKRILKRLDHANIFLLIAGSYTPITVLALPEEKAWLLLSLVWGGAILGIGFRMFWLNAPRWLYVPLYLLLGWAAVMFMGDFFRADPAMMTLIIVGGLCYTVGAVVYGMKKPNPVPGVFGFHEIFHTLTLIAFLCHWTGILLVAINPPFA; from the coding sequence ATGACCAGCCCCGACTCTCGCGGAACCGGGTCGAGCACCGCCAATGAACCCGGTACCGACCTGCCCAACGTCCCCCTCCTCGACGACGAGCGGGAACGGCACGGTGCGGAGGTCGAGGCCAAGCCGACCTGGCGGGGATGGATCCACGCGGGGACCTTCCCGCTCACGATCGTGCTCGGGGCCGTGCTCATCGTCGTGGCACACGGTACTGCCGCGAAGGTGTCGTCGGCGGTCTTCATCGCCTCTTCGATGCTGCTCTTCGGCATCTCGGCGCTCTACCACCGCTTCAACTGGAGCGACCGCGCCAAGCGCATCCTCAAGCGACTCGACCACGCCAACATCTTCCTGCTCATCGCCGGTTCCTACACGCCCATCACGGTGCTCGCGCTGCCGGAGGAGAAGGCGTGGCTGCTGCTCTCGCTCGTGTGGGGCGGTGCCATCCTGGGCATCGGCTTCAGAATGTTCTGGCTCAACGCCCCGCGGTGGCTCTACGTGCCTCTGTACCTGCTGCTCGGCTGGGCCGCCGTGATGTTCATGGGCGATTTCTTCCGCGCTGATCCCGCCATGATGACCCTCATCATCGTGGGCGGGCTCTGCTATACGGTGGGCGCGGTCGTCTACGGCATGAAGAAGCCGAACCCCGTGCCCGGGGTCTTCGGCTTCCACGAGATCTTCCACACCTTGACGCTCATCGCGTTCCTCTGCCACTGGACGGGCATCCTGCTCGTCGCAATCAACCCGCCGTTCGCCTAG
- a CDS encoding AI-2E family transporter, which yields MIFGRSKSSPSVPPRAREDELVPRGMRVAGAWSWRILAIAAVVALLVFLIMELRIIVVPLMIAILISALLVPFSQFLQRHRWPRWLAIITALVGLVTCVGGLVVLIVLEVRAGLPQLQVQSLEAWEEFKDFLLASPLHLTEAQITEYAAEIWTSVQRDSEVLVSGAMSIGSTAGHFVAGLFLVIFATIIIVVDGRTIWRWFVRIFPVAARPAIDGSGRAGWGTLTQFVKVQIFVAAIDAIGIGLGAFILQLPLVVPIAVAVFLGAFVPIIGAVLTGALAVFIALVFKDIVVALIMLGIVLVVQQVESHVLQPLIMGNAVKIHPLAVVLAVAGGSFLAGIPGALFAVPVVATLNVMVGYIARQRWKEPGGVSLAEEGGRETSPSRRSVTRRKEPGND from the coding sequence GTGATCTTCGGTCGGAGCAAGTCCTCTCCCTCCGTGCCGCCGCGCGCCCGCGAAGACGAGTTGGTGCCGCGCGGCATGCGTGTCGCCGGCGCTTGGTCGTGGCGCATCCTCGCGATCGCGGCGGTCGTCGCTCTCCTGGTCTTCCTCATCATGGAGCTTCGCATCATCGTTGTGCCGCTCATGATCGCGATCCTCATCAGCGCGCTGCTCGTTCCCTTCTCGCAGTTCCTGCAGCGGCACCGTTGGCCCCGCTGGCTCGCAATCATCACCGCCCTCGTCGGCCTCGTGACCTGTGTCGGTGGTCTCGTCGTGCTCATCGTCCTGGAGGTGCGCGCGGGGCTGCCCCAACTCCAGGTGCAGTCGCTCGAGGCGTGGGAAGAGTTCAAGGACTTCCTGCTCGCATCCCCCCTGCACCTCACTGAAGCGCAGATCACGGAGTACGCGGCGGAGATCTGGACCAGCGTGCAGCGCGACAGCGAAGTGCTTGTGAGCGGCGCGATGTCGATCGGCTCGACCGCGGGCCACTTCGTCGCGGGACTCTTCCTCGTGATCTTCGCGACGATCATCATTGTCGTCGACGGGCGCACGATCTGGCGCTGGTTCGTGCGGATCTTCCCCGTGGCCGCTCGCCCCGCGATCGATGGCTCGGGTCGTGCGGGGTGGGGCACGCTCACGCAGTTCGTCAAGGTGCAGATCTTCGTCGCAGCGATCGATGCGATCGGCATCGGCCTCGGAGCCTTCATCCTCCAGTTGCCGCTCGTCGTGCCGATCGCAGTCGCGGTCTTCCTCGGCGCCTTCGTGCCGATCATCGGGGCCGTGCTCACGGGTGCCCTCGCGGTCTTCATCGCCCTCGTCTTCAAGGACATCGTCGTCGCGCTCATCATGCTCGGCATCGTGCTCGTGGTGCAGCAGGTCGAGAGCCACGTGCTGCAGCCGCTCATCATGGGCAACGCGGTCAAGATTCATCCGCTCGCGGTCGTGCTCGCCGTCGCCGGAGGAAGCTTCCTCGCGGGCATCCCCGGCGCGCTCTTCGCGGTGCCCGTCGTTGCGACGCTCAACGTCATGGTCGGGTACATCGCGCGCCAGCGGTGGAAGGAGCCGGGTGGCGTCTCCCTTGCGGAGGAGGGGGGCAGGGAGACCAGCCCCTCACGACGATCGGTGACTCGGCGGAAGGAGCCAGGCAATGACTGA
- a CDS encoding LemA family protein, which produces MELLIIFGIIVLLVVVVGIYLWATYNGLVTLNVRVDEAWSDITVQLKRRADLLPNLIETVKGYAAHEKSVFEAVTKARAESLSAGSPAEAAVAENHMQSALKSIFAVAEAYPQLQASQNYLQLQGELVDTEDKIQAARRFYNGGVRELNTKIKVFPNTLFVRGLGFTEREFFEVSDSAAIAEPPRVQF; this is translated from the coding sequence ATGGAACTCCTCATCATCTTCGGCATCATCGTCCTGCTCGTCGTGGTGGTGGGCATCTATCTCTGGGCCACCTACAACGGCCTAGTCACCCTCAATGTGCGCGTCGACGAGGCGTGGAGTGACATCACGGTGCAGCTCAAGCGACGTGCCGACCTCCTGCCGAACCTGATCGAGACGGTCAAGGGGTATGCGGCGCACGAGAAGAGCGTCTTTGAGGCGGTCACAAAGGCTCGCGCGGAGTCCCTCAGCGCGGGCAGCCCCGCCGAGGCGGCGGTCGCTGAGAACCACATGCAGTCGGCGCTCAAGAGCATCTTCGCCGTCGCCGAGGCATACCCGCAGCTCCAGGCGAGCCAGAACTACCTGCAGCTGCAGGGCGAGCTCGTCGACACTGAAGACAAGATCCAGGCTGCTCGCCGTTTCTACAACGGCGGGGTTCGCGAGCTCAACACCAAGATCAAGGTCTTCCCCAACACGCTCTTCGTGCGCGGCCTCGGCTTCACCGAGCGTGAGTTCTTCGAGGTGTCGGACTCGGCGGCCATCGCCGAGCCGCCGCGCGTCCAGTTCTGA
- the ilvA gene encoding threonine ammonia-lyase, with protein sequence MTDTTAATATTEARAIPGPTLAEFEAACERVSKVAQVTPMESSRYLSDLVGAPVHLKCESLQRTGSYKIRGAYNRLSQLSPEERARGVVAASAGNHAQGVAFAARELGIAATIFMPVGVALPKLQATRSYGAEVVLRGHTVEEPLRAAAAFAASTGAVLIPPFDHHDVVAGQGTLAFEMLEQVPELETVIVPIGGGGLAAGVASALHQKLATLGRPVRVIGVQAANAAPYPGSIAAGCPTPVIVAPTIADGIAVATPGVLNFDIIRETVDEIVTVTDDDIARALLVLLERAKLVVEPAGAAAVAAILTGKVKNTGVTVAILSGGNIDPQVMERVISRGLVASDRYLKLRLLLPDRPGQLARIAELISEANANVVEVLHTRHNRNALMGEVEIELSIETRGPEHVQRVLERLREAGYDPRIDF encoded by the coding sequence ATGACTGACACGACAGCAGCGACGGCGACCACCGAGGCGCGCGCCATTCCCGGCCCGACACTCGCGGAGTTCGAGGCGGCCTGCGAGCGCGTGAGCAAGGTCGCGCAGGTCACCCCCATGGAGAGCTCGCGCTACCTCTCGGATCTCGTCGGCGCCCCCGTGCACCTCAAGTGCGAGTCGCTGCAGCGCACGGGTTCCTACAAGATCCGGGGGGCCTACAATCGGCTCTCGCAGCTCTCGCCCGAGGAGCGTGCGCGCGGCGTCGTGGCCGCCTCGGCCGGCAATCACGCGCAGGGCGTTGCCTTCGCGGCCCGCGAGCTCGGCATCGCCGCGACGATCTTCATGCCGGTCGGCGTGGCGCTGCCGAAGCTGCAGGCGACACGCAGCTACGGCGCCGAGGTCGTGCTGCGCGGGCACACGGTCGAGGAGCCGCTGCGCGCCGCCGCCGCCTTCGCGGCGTCGACTGGCGCCGTGCTGATCCCGCCCTTCGACCACCACGATGTCGTGGCGGGCCAGGGCACGCTCGCATTCGAGATGCTCGAGCAGGTGCCCGAGCTTGAGACCGTCATCGTGCCCATCGGCGGCGGAGGGCTCGCGGCCGGTGTCGCGAGCGCCCTCCACCAGAAGCTCGCGACCCTCGGGCGGCCCGTGCGGGTCATCGGCGTGCAGGCCGCGAATGCCGCCCCGTACCCGGGCTCGATCGCAGCCGGTTGCCCCACGCCGGTCATCGTCGCCCCCACGATCGCCGACGGAATCGCCGTCGCAACGCCCGGTGTGCTCAACTTCGACATCATCCGCGAGACCGTCGATGAGATCGTCACGGTGACGGATGACGACATCGCCCGCGCCCTGCTGGTGCTGCTTGAGCGCGCCAAGCTGGTAGTTGAGCCTGCCGGTGCCGCCGCGGTCGCGGCGATCCTCACGGGCAAAGTCAAGAACACCGGTGTGACGGTCGCGATCCTCAGCGGCGGCAACATCGACCCGCAGGTCATGGAGCGTGTAATCTCACGCGGCCTCGTGGCATCCGATCGCTACCTCAAGCTGCGACTCCTGCTGCCCGACCGTCCCGGACAGTTGGCCCGCATCGCCGAGCTCATCAGCGAGGCCAACGCCAACGTCGTCGAGGTGCTGCACACGCGACACAACCGCAACGCACTCATGGGCGAGGTCGAGATCGAGTTGAGCATCGAGACGCGAGGTCCCGAGCATGTGCAGCGCGTGCTCGAGCGTCTGCGCGAAGCCGGCTACGACCCGCGCATCGACTTCTGA
- a CDS encoding isoprenyl transferase: MRKREVPLGRGILYGLYQNRIRRWLATQELPKHVAMILDGNRRWARQRSLGAVAHGHRAGAAKFREFLVWCDDLGIKHATLYLLSTDNLVGRKEEELHGLFEIIADLAEDLSHYRDWRVQHVGSPEGLPEPLVHALKAAEARTEGKKGLHINLAVGYGGRREIADAMRSIVQEHDSKGGTLDALADILTPELIGNHLYTGGQPDPDLVIRTSGEQRLSDFMLWQSAHSEFYFVEALGPDLREVDFLRALRDYATRNRRFGS; this comes from the coding sequence GTGCGAAAACGGGAAGTCCCCCTGGGACGCGGCATCCTCTATGGGCTGTACCAGAACCGCATCCGGCGCTGGCTCGCCACGCAGGAGCTGCCGAAGCATGTGGCAATGATCCTTGACGGCAACCGCCGCTGGGCGCGGCAGCGCTCGCTTGGGGCCGTGGCGCACGGGCATCGGGCGGGCGCGGCGAAGTTTCGCGAGTTCCTCGTGTGGTGTGACGACCTCGGCATCAAGCACGCGACGCTCTACCTGCTGTCGACCGACAACCTCGTCGGTCGCAAGGAGGAGGAGTTGCACGGGCTGTTCGAGATCATCGCTGACCTCGCAGAAGACCTCTCGCACTATCGTGACTGGCGGGTGCAGCACGTCGGTTCACCCGAAGGCCTTCCCGAGCCGCTCGTGCACGCGCTGAAGGCGGCTGAGGCGCGCACGGAGGGCAAGAAGGGCCTCCACATCAACCTGGCCGTCGGCTACGGCGGCCGTCGCGAGATCGCCGACGCCATGCGCAGCATCGTGCAGGAACACGACAGCAAGGGCGGCACGCTCGACGCCCTGGCAGACATCCTCACGCCGGAGCTCATCGGCAACCACCTGTACACGGGCGGGCAGCCCGACCCAGACCTCGTCATCCGCACCTCGGGCGAGCAACGGCTCAGCGACTTCATGCTGTGGCAGAGCGCCCACAGCGAGTTCTATTTCGTCGAGGCGCTGGGGCCAGACCTCCGAGAGGTCGACTTCCTGCGCGCCCTGCGCGATTACGCGACGCGCAACCGGAGGTTCGGGTCGTGA
- the greA gene encoding transcription elongation factor GreA: MSGQITETWLTQEAYDRRKAELEHLSGEGRSEIAKRIEAAREEGDLKENGGYHAAKEEQGKIEARIRVLTELLRHAKVGEPAEAGIVASGSVVTALVMGDEEVFLLGSREIVDDEADIELDVYSEGSPLGEAIMGLKVGDKTSYTAPNGREISVEIKKVEPYQP, encoded by the coding sequence ATGTCCGGGCAGATCACGGAAACTTGGCTGACGCAAGAGGCATACGACCGGCGCAAGGCCGAACTCGAACATCTCTCGGGCGAGGGCCGCTCGGAGATCGCGAAGCGCATCGAGGCGGCACGCGAAGAGGGCGACCTCAAGGAGAACGGCGGCTACCACGCTGCCAAGGAGGAGCAGGGCAAGATCGAGGCGCGCATTCGCGTGCTCACGGAACTCCTGCGCCACGCCAAGGTCGGCGAGCCCGCCGAGGCCGGCATCGTCGCCTCCGGCAGCGTCGTGACGGCGCTCGTCATGGGTGATGAAGAGGTCTTCCTTCTCGGCAGCCGCGAGATCGTCGACGACGAGGCCGACATCGAGCTCGATGTCTACAGCGAGGGCAGCCCGCTCGGCGAGGCCATCATGGGCCTCAAGGTCGGCGACAAGACCTCCTACACGGCGCCGAACGGCCGCGAGATCTCGGTCGAGATCAAGAAGGTCGAGCCCTACCAGCCGTAG